A window of Pseudomonas mucidolens contains these coding sequences:
- the glpE gene encoding thiosulfate sulfurtransferase GlpE produces the protein MSEFKRIPPEQAQALREQGAVVVDIRDPATYAASHISGARHLDNHSIADFIRAADLDAPVIVACYHGNSSQSAAAYLVSQGFSDVYSLDGGFELWRTTYPEEIASIDSQ, from the coding sequence ATGAGCGAATTCAAACGTATCCCTCCCGAACAAGCCCAGGCGCTGCGCGAACAAGGCGCGGTGGTCGTCGATATCCGCGACCCGGCCACTTATGCTGCGAGCCACATCAGCGGCGCCCGGCATCTGGATAACCATTCCATCGCCGACTTCATCCGTGCCGCCGACCTCGATGCGCCGGTGATCGTGGCCTGCTACCACGGCAACTCCAGCCAAAGCGCGGCGGCCTATCTGGTCAGCCAAGGCTTCAGCGATGTCTACAGCCTGGATGGCGGCTTTGAGTTGTGGCGGACGACGTATCCCGAGGAAATTGCCTCGATCGATTCACAATAA
- a CDS encoding symmetrical bis(5'-nucleosyl)-tetraphosphatase: protein MATYAVGDLQGCLEPLKRLMDRVAFDPVKDRLWLVGDLVNRGPKSLETLRFLYGMRDALVCVLGNHDLHLLAVDRNIERLKKGDTLREILEAPDRAELLDWLRRQKLVHYDESRNTVLVHAGIPPQWTLNKALKCAAEVEAALADDNLFATYLDGMYGNEPVKWDNDLAGVARLRVITNYFTRMRFCTADGKLDLKSKEGVDTALPGYKPWFEHQERKTAETRIIFGHWAALEGKCNEPGVFALDTGCVWGGAMTLMNIDTGERLDCQCDTLLFEQHQATTKR, encoded by the coding sequence ATGGCGACGTATGCCGTCGGTGATCTGCAGGGCTGCCTGGAGCCACTCAAGCGCCTGATGGACCGTGTAGCTTTCGACCCGGTGAAAGACCGTCTCTGGCTGGTGGGTGACCTGGTAAACCGCGGCCCGAAGTCCCTTGAGACACTGCGTTTTCTCTATGGCATGCGCGACGCCCTGGTGTGCGTGCTGGGCAACCACGACCTGCACCTGCTGGCAGTCGACAGAAACATCGAGCGTCTGAAAAAGGGCGATACGCTGCGCGAAATACTTGAAGCACCCGATCGCGCCGAGCTGCTGGACTGGCTGCGCCGGCAAAAACTCGTGCATTACGATGAAAGCCGCAACACCGTGCTGGTCCATGCCGGCATTCCGCCACAATGGACGCTGAACAAAGCCCTCAAGTGCGCTGCCGAAGTCGAAGCGGCCCTGGCCGATGACAATCTGTTCGCAACCTATCTGGACGGCATGTACGGCAACGAACCGGTGAAGTGGGATAACGACTTGGCCGGCGTTGCGCGGCTGCGAGTCATCACTAACTACTTTACCCGCATGCGCTTCTGCACCGCCGATGGCAAGCTCGACCTCAAGAGCAAGGAAGGCGTCGATACCGCACTGCCCGGCTACAAGCCCTGGTTCGAGCACCAGGAGCGCAAGACCGCTGAGACCCGGATCATCTTCGGTCATTGGGCAGCCCTTGAAGGAAAATGCAATGAGCCCGGCGTGTTCGCCCTCGATACCGGCTGTGTCTGGGGTGGCGCCATGACCCTTATGAACATCGACACCGGTGAGCGCCTGGACTGTCAGTGCGACACTCTTCTTTTTGAACAACACCAAGCCACGACAAAGCGCTAG
- a CDS encoding aminoglycoside phosphotransferase family protein, protein MPDQDLRLQYLKVWLDEQLPILFNAQGWGAVPPATLTAASSDASFRRYFRWEGGGRSLVVMDAPPPQENCKPFVEIAQMLAKSGINVPQIYAEDLPRGFLLLNDLGKKTYLDVIDDANADQLFADAIDALLAFQQLPMDAPLPSYDVALLRRELELFPEWYVRRHLGIEFDAQQLALWQRASDLLIDSALAQPKVLVHRDYMPRNLMISEPNPGVLDFQDAVYGPVTYDITCLFKDAFLSWPQARVREWQHGYWVRAGQLGIPVQADFEAFLRASDLMGVQRHLKVIGIFARICHRDGKPRYLADVPRFFAYIEAVLAERAELDDLAELLASLRQPAEVGV, encoded by the coding sequence ATGCCCGACCAAGATCTACGTTTGCAATACCTGAAAGTCTGGCTCGATGAGCAGTTGCCGATCCTTTTCAATGCCCAGGGCTGGGGTGCCGTACCCCCGGCCACGTTGACCGCGGCCAGCAGCGACGCGAGTTTCAGGCGTTACTTCCGCTGGGAGGGCGGTGGCCGCAGCCTGGTGGTGATGGACGCGCCTCCCCCCCAGGAAAACTGCAAGCCTTTCGTCGAAATTGCGCAAATGCTGGCGAAATCAGGAATTAATGTTCCACAAATTTATGCAGAAGATTTGCCGCGAGGCTTCCTTTTGCTCAATGACCTGGGCAAAAAAACCTACCTGGACGTGATTGACGACGCAAATGCCGATCAATTATTTGCCGATGCCATCGACGCCTTGCTGGCATTCCAGCAATTGCCGATGGACGCGCCACTGCCCAGCTATGACGTGGCTTTGTTGCGCCGGGAACTCGAACTGTTCCCCGAATGGTATGTACGCCGGCACCTGGGCATTGAGTTCGACGCGCAGCAGCTGGCGCTATGGCAGCGTGCCAGCGACCTGCTGATCGACAGCGCGCTGGCCCAGCCCAAGGTGCTGGTGCACCGTGACTATATGCCGCGCAACCTGATGATCAGCGAACCGAACCCGGGCGTGCTGGATTTCCAGGACGCGGTCTACGGACCGGTGACCTACGACATTACCTGCCTGTTCAAGGATGCGTTTCTCAGTTGGCCTCAGGCCCGCGTGCGCGAATGGCAGCACGGCTATTGGGTGCGTGCTGGCCAACTGGGGATTCCCGTGCAGGCGGATTTTGAAGCGTTTCTGCGCGCCAGTGACCTGATGGGCGTGCAGCGTCACCTCAAGGTGATCGGTATCTTCGCGCGTATCTGCCACCGTGACGGCAAGCCGCGCTACTTGGCGGATGTACCACGCTTCTTCGCTTATATAGAGGCGGTGCTCGCGGAGCGTGCGGAACTGGACGACTTGGCTGAGTTGCTGGCGAGTCTGCGTCAGCCGGCGGAGGTGGGTGTATGA
- the murU gene encoding N-acetylmuramate alpha-1-phosphate uridylyltransferase MurU, translating into MKAMILAAGKGERMRPLTLHTPKPLVQAGGKRLIEYHLEALAKAGFSDIVINHAWLGQQIERYLGDGAQFGLRIRYSPEGEPLETGGGIFKALALLGDEPFLVVNGDIWTDYDFAPLKRPLQGLAHLVMVDNPAHHPSGGDFYIQGGVVHDAVAGADNLTFSGISVLHPKLFEGCSAGAFKLAPLLRAAMSKGQVTGEHMDGRWIDVGTLERLAQVETLLTAEQ; encoded by the coding sequence ATGAAGGCCATGATCCTGGCCGCCGGCAAGGGTGAGCGGATGCGTCCGCTGACCTTGCACACTCCGAAACCGCTGGTTCAGGCGGGAGGCAAGCGTCTGATCGAGTATCACCTGGAGGCGCTGGCCAAGGCCGGTTTTAGCGATATCGTCATCAATCATGCCTGGCTCGGCCAGCAGATTGAACGCTATCTCGGCGACGGTGCGCAGTTTGGCCTGCGGATCCGCTACTCCCCCGAGGGCGAACCGTTGGAAACCGGTGGCGGGATCTTCAAGGCCTTGGCGCTGCTGGGCGATGAGCCGTTTCTGGTGGTCAATGGCGACATCTGGACCGATTACGACTTCGCCCCCTTGAAACGCCCGTTGCAAGGCCTCGCTCACCTGGTGATGGTCGACAATCCGGCTCATCACCCCTCCGGCGGCGACTTCTACATTCAGGGCGGTGTGGTTCATGATGCCGTGGCCGGTGCCGATAACCTGACCTTCAGTGGCATTTCAGTGCTGCACCCCAAGCTGTTCGAGGGCTGCAGTGCCGGTGCCTTCAAGCTCGCGCCGTTGTTGCGTGCGGCGATGAGCAAAGGTCAAGTGACGGGAGAACACATGGACGGACGCTGGATCGATGTCGGTACGCTAGAGCGGCTGGCGCAAGTCGAAACCCTGCTGACCGCGGAGCAGTAA
- the rsmA gene encoding 16S rRNA (adenine(1518)-N(6)/adenine(1519)-N(6))-dimethyltransferase RsmA — protein sequence MTEHYQHRARKRFGQNFLHDAGVIDRILRSIHAKPEDRLLEIGPGQGALTQGLLNSGGQLDVVELDKDLIPILNQQFASKPNFNLHQGDALKFDFTSLNAAPNSLRVVGNLPYNISTPLIFHLLNNASIIRDMHFMLQKEVVERLAAGPGGGDWGRLSIMVQYHCRVEHLFNVGPGAFNPPPKVDSAIVRLVPHAVLPHPAKDHRLLERVVREAFNQRRKTLRNTLKALLSNAEIEAAGVDGSLRPEQLDLAAFVRLADQLAIQPAPAAE from the coding sequence ATGACCGAGCATTACCAACACCGCGCGCGCAAGCGTTTCGGGCAGAACTTCCTGCACGACGCTGGCGTGATCGACCGCATCCTGCGCTCCATCCATGCCAAACCCGAAGACCGTCTGCTGGAAATCGGCCCTGGCCAGGGCGCCTTGACCCAAGGCTTGCTCAACAGCGGCGGCCAACTGGATGTGGTTGAGCTGGACAAGGACCTGATCCCGATTCTCAACCAGCAGTTCGCCAGCAAACCCAACTTCAACCTGCACCAGGGCGACGCGCTGAAGTTCGACTTCACTAGCCTGAACGCCGCGCCGAACAGCCTGCGGGTGGTCGGCAACCTGCCTTACAACATCTCCACCCCGCTGATCTTTCACCTGCTGAACAACGCCAGCATCATCCGCGACATGCACTTCATGCTGCAAAAGGAAGTGGTCGAGCGCCTGGCAGCCGGTCCTGGTGGTGGCGACTGGGGGCGTTTGTCGATCATGGTTCAGTACCATTGCCGGGTTGAACATCTGTTCAATGTCGGCCCGGGGGCATTCAATCCGCCGCCCAAGGTCGACTCAGCCATCGTGCGCCTGGTGCCTCACGCCGTCCTGCCGCACCCGGCCAAGGATCACCGTCTGCTCGAGCGCGTGGTGCGTGAAGCCTTCAACCAGCGCCGCAAGACCCTGCGCAACACCCTCAAAGCCTTGCTCAGCAACGCCGAGATCGAGGCCGCGGGCGTCGACGGCAGCCTGCGCCCCGAGCAACTGGACTTGGCTGCCTTCGTGCGCCTGGCCGATCAACTCGCGATCCAGCCCGCGCCGGCAGCGGAATAA
- a CDS encoding peptidylprolyl isomerase — translation MKIKLSDCLRPLMLGALFLGTATAQAAVQPLDKVVAIVDNDVIMQSQLDHRVKEVQQTIAKRGGGVPPTSVLDQQVLDRLIVENLQLQIGERSGIRITDEELNQAIGTIAQRNNMSIDQFRAALARDGLSYEDARDQIRREMIISRVRQRRVAERVQVSEQEVKNFLASDLGKMQLSEELHLANILIPTPDSANAEQLNAAAAKTQAIYERLKAGADFAQMAITQSGSDNALEGGDMGWRKAAQLPPPFDRELSAMQVGDITQPARTPGGFIILKLLERRGGETSLKDEVHVRHILVKPSEIRTEAQTKELAEKIYDRIESGEDFATLAKSFSEDPGSALNGGDLNWIDPKALVPEFQQVMAETPQGVLSKPFKTQYGWHVLEVLGRRATDNTSQAREQQALNVLRNRKYDEELQTWLRQIRDEAYVENKLPGAEQIDTDQAAQ, via the coding sequence GTGAAGATCAAGCTTTCTGATTGTCTGCGCCCGCTGATGCTGGGCGCGCTGTTCCTGGGTACTGCAACGGCACAGGCTGCCGTTCAACCGCTGGACAAGGTCGTGGCCATCGTCGACAACGACGTGATCATGCAGAGCCAACTGGACCACCGGGTCAAGGAGGTTCAGCAGACTATCGCCAAGCGTGGCGGTGGCGTGCCGCCGACCAGCGTGCTGGACCAGCAAGTCCTGGATCGCCTGATCGTCGAAAACCTGCAATTGCAGATCGGCGAACGCTCCGGTATCCGTATCACCGACGAAGAGCTGAACCAGGCGATCGGCACAATTGCCCAGCGCAACAACATGAGCATTGATCAGTTCCGCGCCGCCCTGGCCCGCGACGGCCTGTCCTATGAGGACGCCCGCGACCAGATTCGCCGCGAAATGATCATTAGCCGTGTACGCCAGCGCCGGGTGGCCGAGCGGGTTCAAGTATCGGAACAGGAAGTGAAGAACTTCCTGGCGTCGGACCTGGGCAAAATGCAGCTTTCCGAAGAGCTGCACCTGGCCAACATCCTGATCCCGACGCCAGACAGCGCCAACGCCGAGCAACTCAACGCAGCCGCGGCAAAAACCCAGGCGATCTATGAGCGACTGAAAGCCGGTGCCGACTTCGCACAAATGGCGATTACCCAGTCCGGCAGCGACAACGCACTGGAAGGCGGCGACATGGGCTGGCGTAAAGCGGCTCAATTGCCCCCGCCGTTTGACCGCGAACTGAGCGCCATGCAAGTTGGGGACATCACCCAGCCTGCTCGTACGCCAGGCGGTTTCATTATCCTCAAGTTGCTGGAGCGCCGTGGCGGCGAGACTTCGCTGAAAGACGAGGTGCACGTTCGTCACATCCTGGTCAAACCCAGCGAAATCCGTACCGAAGCGCAAACCAAGGAATTGGCCGAGAAGATTTATGACCGCATCGAAAGCGGTGAAGACTTCGCCACCCTGGCCAAGAGCTTTTCGGAAGATCCAGGTTCCGCCCTCAACGGCGGCGACCTGAACTGGATCGATCCGAAAGCACTGGTACCCGAGTTCCAGCAAGTAATGGCCGAGACCCCGCAAGGCGTATTGTCCAAACCTTTCAAGACTCAATATGGCTGGCATGTCCTGGAAGTCCTTGGCCGCCGCGCCACCGACAACACCAGTCAGGCCCGCGAACAACAGGCGCTGAACGTGCTGCGTAACCGCAAATACGACGAAGAGCTGCAAACCTGGCTGCGTCAGATCCGTGACGAAGCCTACGTGGAAAACAAGCTTCCTGGCGCCGAGCAGATCGACACCGACCAGGCTGCTCAGTGA
- the apaG gene encoding Co2+/Mg2+ efflux protein ApaG: MSDPRYQIDVSVVTRFLTEQSQPEQNRFAFAYTVTVKNNGSIAAKLLSRHWVITDGDGQVEEVRGAGVVGQQPLIAPGKSHTYSSGTVMTSHVGNMQGSYQMLADDGKHFDAIIAPFRLAVPGALH; this comes from the coding sequence ATGTCCGATCCTCGTTATCAGATCGACGTCAGCGTCGTCACCCGCTTCCTGACGGAACAATCACAACCCGAACAGAACCGCTTCGCCTTCGCTTACACGGTAACCGTGAAGAACAACGGCTCGATTGCGGCCAAGCTGCTGTCCCGCCACTGGGTCATCACTGATGGTGATGGTCAGGTGGAAGAAGTCCGCGGCGCCGGCGTCGTCGGCCAGCAACCGCTCATCGCCCCCGGCAAAAGCCACACCTACAGCAGCGGCACGGTGATGACATCGCACGTGGGCAACATGCAAGGCAGCTATCAAATGCTCGCCGACGATGGCAAACATTTCGACGCCATCATCGCCCCCTTCCGCCTGGCCGTGCCCGGAGCCTTGCACTGA
- a CDS encoding DnaJ domain-containing protein, with protein sequence MLWPGTLIGAGAGFAIASIPGAMLGALLGQALDRRLQLHSWAQLRERLGGRPALRNDELLFVLLGRLAKSNGRIVDGHIQQARVEMSALEMSEAARRRAIAAFNRGKTGSDQVRGYLRLLKVQPYAAEGVLRACWRMVWADGKASSAERELILLWGKWLGWTPQQVQALAHDYQPERKPLANRGGSYQEALRILGVTATTESAVIKRAYRRLLSRHHPDKIAGSGATPAQVREATERTRELHSAYALIRQQRDLR encoded by the coding sequence ATGCTCTGGCCAGGGACTCTGATTGGAGCCGGGGCGGGCTTTGCCATCGCCAGTATCCCCGGGGCCATGCTCGGTGCACTGCTGGGCCAGGCGCTGGATCGGCGCTTGCAACTGCACAGTTGGGCACAGTTGCGCGAGCGCTTGGGCGGCCGTCCGGCGCTGCGCAACGACGAATTGTTGTTTGTCTTATTGGGCCGCCTGGCCAAGAGCAATGGGCGGATAGTGGATGGGCATATCCAGCAGGCGCGGGTGGAAATGAGCGCTCTGGAGATGTCCGAAGCGGCTCGGCGGCGGGCGATTGCCGCGTTCAATCGCGGCAAGACGGGATCGGACCAGGTGCGTGGCTACCTGCGGCTGCTCAAGGTTCAACCCTATGCGGCGGAAGGCGTGTTGCGCGCTTGCTGGCGTATGGTCTGGGCCGATGGCAAGGCCAGCAGCGCCGAACGCGAATTGATTCTGCTGTGGGGCAAGTGGTTGGGCTGGACACCGCAACAAGTCCAGGCACTCGCTCATGACTACCAGCCTGAACGCAAACCGCTGGCCAACCGCGGCGGGAGTTATCAGGAGGCGCTGCGGATCCTCGGCGTGACGGCCACCACGGAGTCGGCGGTCATCAAGCGGGCGTATCGGCGGCTGCTCAGCCGCCACCACCCGGACAAGATTGCCGGCAGTGGCGCGACCCCCGCGCAAGTGCGCGAGGCGACGGAGAGAACCCGCGAGCTGCATAGCGCGTATGCGCTGATTCGGCAGCAACGGGATTTGCGCTAG
- the pdxA gene encoding 4-hydroxythreonine-4-phosphate dehydrogenase PdxA: MKPQRFAVTPGEPAGIGPDLCLLLATQPQPHPLIAITSRDLLLERAAQLGVAVDLLDVAPGNWPDLPAPAGSLYVWDTPLQAKVVAGTLDKANAAFVLETLTRAGLGCVQGDFAGMITAPVHKGVINEAGIAFSGHTEFLAELTNTAQVVMMLATRGLRVALVTTHLPLRDVADAITAERLERVTRILHADLQQKFGIAHPRILVCGLNPHAGEGGHLGHEEIDIIEPTLERLRNEGMDLHGPLPADTLFTPKYLEHCDAVLAMYHDQGLPVLKYKGFGAAVNVTLGLPIIRTSVDHGTALDLAGSGKIDTGSLHVALETAYQMAETRI; the protein is encoded by the coding sequence GTGAAACCCCAGCGTTTCGCGGTAACACCCGGCGAGCCGGCCGGCATTGGTCCAGACCTGTGCCTGCTGCTCGCCACGCAACCTCAGCCACATCCCCTGATTGCCATTACCAGCCGCGACCTGCTCCTCGAGCGGGCCGCGCAGCTGGGTGTGGCTGTCGATCTACTGGACGTGGCGCCCGGCAACTGGCCCGACCTGCCCGCCCCGGCGGGTAGCCTGTATGTGTGGGATACCCCGCTTCAGGCGAAGGTCGTCGCCGGAACACTGGACAAGGCCAACGCGGCCTTTGTCCTGGAGACCCTGACCCGCGCCGGGCTCGGCTGTGTCCAAGGCGACTTTGCCGGCATGATCACCGCGCCTGTGCACAAAGGCGTGATCAACGAAGCGGGCATCGCCTTTTCCGGCCATACCGAGTTTCTTGCCGAGCTGACGAACACCGCACAAGTGGTCATGATGCTGGCTACACGCGGGCTGCGAGTCGCGCTGGTGACCACGCATCTGCCGCTGCGCGATGTCGCCGATGCCATCACCGCCGAACGCCTGGAGCGCGTAACGCGCATCCTGCATGCCGACCTGCAACAAAAATTCGGCATCGCCCATCCGCGCATCCTGGTCTGTGGCCTCAACCCCCACGCCGGCGAAGGCGGTCATTTGGGCCATGAAGAAATCGACATCATCGAACCGACACTAGAGCGCCTGCGCAACGAAGGCATGGACCTGCATGGCCCATTGCCTGCGGACACTCTGTTTACCCCTAAATATCTGGAGCACTGTGATGCAGTGCTGGCGATGTACCACGACCAGGGACTGCCCGTACTGAAGTACAAAGGCTTCGGCGCCGCAGTCAACGTGACACTTGGCCTGCCGATCATCCGCACTTCCGTCGACCATGGCACCGCCCTGGATCTGGCGGGCAGTGGAAAAATCGACACCGGCAGCCTGCACGTGGCCCTGGAAACCGCCTACCAGATGGCCGAGACCCGTATATGA
- a CDS encoding LPS-assembly protein LptD gives MALKSPAFRRKFPLLVTGSLLAMQPFATSFVVAAEQYDCSVSASGAWDCAPKTSAAPLPPRPVHDGSAVSSANSTPQGEAASAEAEPKTLLVTESKGRGLRSRSADYSHLDWVPREKLTAAQLAETGPYCAGAYIEPIRPGMNDKTDKSDAPTFIGAKASRYEQEQQIASLAGDVVMRQGSMQIEADEANLYQAENRGELNGKVRLRDNGALIVGDRAEVQLDTGAAQIDNAEYVMHKSRIRGNALYAKRAENAIIRLKDGTYTTCEPDSNAWQLRGNNITLNPATGFGTATNATLRVKNIPILYTPYIYFPIDDRRQSGFLPPSFSTGSETGFTLTTPYYFNLAPNYDATLYPQYMTKRGLLMEGEFRYLTKSSEGQFGGAYLNDDNDERKKQTDYEKTRYMVNWQHKGGLDSRVLTEVDYTDISDPFYFQDLKSNQIGIETQDVVNQQGAVSYRGDGYTARLNLQAYELATISQITPYNRLPQLTFNGALPYHPGGLNFAYETEAVRFDRNLRTGNVTNEDGGPFNDDGTVGELRLDENVRGLKRANGTRLNFAPSISLPMNASYGYITPKLKYVYTKYDLDLDNKGKDALVAAGDEFKSSPDRSVPIASIDSGLYFDRSTQWFGKNYSQTLEPRLFYLYVPEKDQTDIPVFDTSESTFSYASLFRDNRFSGGDRIGDENKLSFGLTSRWIEENGFERQRVAIGQAVYFKDREVQLPGVLAADRADSQSNVSPIALDYEFRFNRDWRATADYNWDTDSHSPRSGSAMFHYQPEDNPNKIVNIGYRYRNDQVVYNQLTGEWQFGGDYGRPGQANYVEDYYKIQQHDFSMMWPIIPQWNLITRWQYDYARNRTLEAFGGFEYDNCCWKLRVINRYWVSNDEYTQLAPLNEKGDHGLFFQIVLKGLGGLTGAKVESFLDKGIQGYRKREDQAF, from the coding sequence ATGGCATTGAAATCCCCCGCGTTTCGTAGAAAATTTCCGTTGCTGGTAACCGGCAGTCTGCTGGCCATGCAACCCTTCGCCACCTCATTCGTGGTCGCCGCGGAACAGTATGACTGCTCAGTCTCTGCTTCGGGTGCCTGGGATTGTGCACCGAAAACCAGCGCCGCCCCACTACCACCGCGCCCGGTGCATGACGGCAGCGCCGTCAGCTCGGCCAACAGCACGCCGCAAGGCGAGGCTGCCAGTGCCGAGGCCGAACCCAAGACCCTGCTGGTCACTGAATCCAAGGGCCGTGGCCTGCGTTCGCGCAGCGCCGACTACAGCCACCTGGACTGGGTTCCGCGCGAGAAACTCACCGCTGCGCAACTGGCCGAAACCGGTCCTTATTGCGCCGGTGCGTACATCGAGCCGATCCGCCCCGGCATGAACGACAAGACGGACAAGAGCGACGCCCCAACCTTCATCGGTGCCAAGGCGTCCCGTTACGAGCAGGAGCAGCAGATCGCTTCCCTCGCCGGCGACGTGGTCATGCGTCAAGGCAGCATGCAGATTGAGGCCGACGAGGCCAACCTGTACCAGGCCGAGAACCGTGGCGAGCTGAACGGCAAAGTCCGTCTGCGCGACAACGGTGCGCTGATCGTCGGCGATCGCGCCGAGGTCCAACTGGACACCGGTGCGGCGCAGATCGACAACGCCGAATACGTCATGCACAAATCGCGCATCCGCGGAAACGCGCTGTACGCCAAGCGTGCCGAAAACGCGATCATCCGTCTCAAGGACGGTACGTACACCACCTGCGAGCCAGACAGCAATGCCTGGCAGCTGCGGGGCAACAACATCACGTTGAACCCGGCGACCGGTTTCGGTACCGCCACCAACGCGACGTTGCGGGTCAAGAACATTCCGATCCTGTACACCCCGTATATCTATTTCCCGATCGACGACCGTCGTCAGTCCGGCTTCCTGCCGCCAAGCTTCAGTACCGGCAGCGAAACCGGGTTTACCTTGACGACCCCGTACTACTTCAACCTGGCGCCAAACTACGACGCCACGTTGTACCCGCAATACATGACCAAGCGCGGCCTGTTGATGGAAGGCGAATTCCGCTACCTCACCAAGTCCAGCGAAGGTCAGTTCGGCGGCGCGTATCTGAATGACGACAACGACGAGCGCAAAAAACAGACCGATTACGAAAAAACTCGGTACATGGTGAACTGGCAGCACAAGGGTGGTTTGGATTCGCGGGTATTGACTGAAGTCGATTACACCGACATCAGCGACCCATTCTATTTTCAGGATCTGAAGTCCAATCAGATTGGCATTGAAACTCAGGACGTCGTCAACCAGCAAGGTGCTGTCAGTTATCGCGGTGATGGCTACACGGCTCGCCTGAATCTGCAAGCTTACGAGCTGGCAACGATTTCCCAGATAACCCCGTATAATCGGCTGCCTCAACTCACCTTCAACGGTGCACTGCCTTATCATCCGGGTGGACTGAATTTTGCCTATGAAACCGAAGCGGTCCGATTTGATCGGAACCTCAGGACCGGCAATGTAACCAACGAAGATGGTGGGCCGTTCAACGATGACGGCACTGTAGGCGAACTTCGCCTGGATGAAAACGTTCGAGGCTTGAAACGCGCCAACGGTACTCGACTGAACTTCGCGCCAAGCATTTCGCTGCCGATGAATGCGTCCTACGGCTATATCACGCCGAAGCTCAAGTACGTCTATACGAAGTACGACCTCGACCTGGATAACAAAGGCAAGGATGCTCTTGTTGCAGCTGGCGACGAGTTCAAAAGTTCCCCGGATCGCTCCGTTCCGATTGCCAGTATCGACAGCGGTCTTTACTTCGATCGCTCCACTCAATGGTTCGGCAAGAACTACAGTCAGACCCTGGAACCGCGTCTGTTCTATCTTTATGTACCCGAGAAAGATCAGACCGACATTCCGGTGTTCGACACCAGTGAATCGACCTTCAGCTACGCCTCGCTGTTCCGTGACAACCGCTTCTCGGGCGGCGATCGGATCGGCGACGAGAACAAGCTGTCGTTTGGCCTGACCAGTCGCTGGATTGAAGAGAACGGCTTTGAACGTCAGCGCGTAGCTATCGGCCAGGCCGTGTATTTCAAGGATCGTGAAGTCCAGCTGCCAGGCGTCCTTGCCGCCGACCGCGCCGACTCCCAATCGAATGTCTCGCCAATCGCCCTGGACTACGAGTTCCGCTTCAACCGCGACTGGCGCGCCACTGCCGACTACAACTGGGACACCGACAGCCACAGCCCGCGTTCGGGCAGTGCAATGTTCCACTACCAGCCGGAAGACAACCCGAACAAGATCGTCAACATCGGTTATCGCTATCGCAACGACCAGGTGGTCTACAACCAGCTGACGGGTGAATGGCAGTTTGGCGGTGACTACGGACGTCCCGGCCAAGCGAACTACGTGGAGGATTACTACAAAATCCAGCAACACGACTTCTCGATGATGTGGCCGATCATTCCGCAGTGGAACCTGATCACCCGCTGGCAGTACGACTACGCCCGCAACCGCACGCTGGAAGCCTTCGGTGGTTTCGAGTATGACAACTGCTGCTGGAAACTGCGTGTGATCAACCGTTATTGGGTTTCCAACGACGAATACACCCAGCTCGCCCCGCTGAACGAAAAAGGCGACCATGGGCTCTTCTTCCAAATTGTCCTGAAGGGACTTGGTGGCCTGACCGGCGCCAAGGTAGAGAGCTTCCTCGACAAAGGCATCCAAGGTTATCGTAAACGTGAAGATCAAGCTTTCTGA